The proteins below are encoded in one region of Penicillium psychrofluorescens genome assembly, chromosome: 4:
- a CDS encoding uncharacterized protein (ID:PFLUO_005852-T1.cds;~source:funannotate), with amino-acid sequence MYGPNDFAVLTPKDAKNLARTAFRLPENKNRFYEATGGVVEEPTIDSREPTPALLFSEEEVNSVQNAPDRIILTFDEGPKNPLRGWQFGTSKKSSDILLGNRGTEGISAQQFHITVNEDGWIFLYDDRSSHGTAVGYDHQKKDEIRRKWSWILSHGPGSQVQWEDVTIHAGDLVFKIEFPNQKAGQSLYRDNLKAFFKQSQAALPSIGTLDFDSFPPTATPSQPQSPSQRPIYLYQKAIGSGGFGEVYPILNTRNGVLYAAKIFKHSPGYSGTPKKRKRGERLWKDMIQNEIDIMRKSPHPNVMPVLKFHWCPKPTLIMPYYHDGHLGDHINNLSKNHRVSAFRQMLLGLSHLHGLGIVHRDLKPENLLVEFNQPQNKLALVIADFGLSKMLSRPDDLLGTFCGTRFYAAPDILPIRGNGGYGAKVDIWAAGVIMLQCICGLPEAPDLAPGQDALEEWIWRWNRSLVNTLYEADKKADMSGDQVMEVVRHMIDLNPETRYSADESLEAGCRNGVFKEAESGNIMDKYDVDTSGEDTALAQVADTSPGTDTGGKGESSLPMSKLPETDTNNAPTVIAEYFRDESRAGSNEESRKRPLANKNSWGCRRHRAVVSI; translated from the exons ATGTATGGACCCAATGATTTCGCAGTCCTGACACCTAAAGATGCGAAGAATCTTGCCAGGACAGCCTTTCGCTTGCCAGAGAACAAGAATCGATTCTATGAAGCCACTGGAGGTGTCGTGGAAGAGCCAACAATTGACAGCCGGGAGCCTACACCTGCCCTGTTGTTctcggaggaagaggtaAACAGCGTGCAAAATGCACCGGATCGCATCATTCTGACCTTTGATGAGGGTCCCAAGAACCCCCTGAGGGGATGGCAGTTTGGAACCAGCAAGAAATCATCCGATATCTTACTGGGAAATCGAGGAACGGAAGGAATTAGTGCACAGCAGTTTCATATTACTGTCAACGAAGATGGTTGGATTTTTCTTTACGATGATCGTTCTTCGCACGGAACTGCGGTCGGCTATGATCATCAGAAAAAAGACGAAATACGACGTAAGTGGAGCTGGATTCTTTCACATGGTCCGGGTTCTCAAGTACAATGGGAGGACGTCACAATCCATGCAGGCGATTTGGTATTCAAGATCGAGTTTCCGAACCAAAAAGCGGGTCAATCACTCTACCGGGATAATTTGAAAGCATTTTTCAAGCAAAGCCAGGCTGCACTTCCATCCATCGGCACCCTCGACTTTGACAGCTTTCCACCTACGGCTACACCTAGTCAACCCCAGTCTCCTTCGCAGAGGCCCATCTATTTATATCAAAAAGCGATAGGTAGTGGCGGGTTTGGTGAAGTGTATCCTATTCTCAACACACGTAACGGAGTATTATATGCCGCCAAGATCTTCAAACATTCACCCGGGTACTCTGGAACCCccaagaagaggaagaggggcGAGAGGCTGTGGAAGGACATGATACAAAATGAGATCGACATTATGAGGAAGAGTCCCCAT CCTAACGTGATGCCGGTGCTCAAATTTCACTGGTGCCCCAAGCCTACTCTAATTATGCCTTACTACCATGATGGACATCTTGGAGATCATATCAACAACCTAAGCAAAAATCACCGTGTCTCTGCTTTCCGCCAGatgcttcttggtctgaGTCACCTGCATGGACTTGGAATCGTGCATCGTGATCTCAAGCCAGAGAATCTGCTCGTTGAGTTTAATCAACCCCAGAATAAGCTGGCCCTCGTGATTGCCGATTTTGGGCTTTCTAAGATGTTGTCGCGACCCGATGACCTTCTAGGAACCTTTTGCGGGACAAGGTTTTACGCAGCGCCGGATATTCTCCCCATCCGTGGTAATGGTGGTTATGGAGCTAAGGTAGACATTTGGGCAGCTGGTGTTATTATGTTACAGTGTATATGTGGTCTCCCCGAAGCTCCAGATCTGGCCCCGGGACAAGATGCTTTAGAAGAATGGATCTGGAGATGGAACAGATCACTCGTCAATACTCTCTACGAAGCGGATAAGAAAGCGGACATGAGCGGCGATCAGGTCATGGAGGTTGTCCGTCATATGATCGACCTCAATCCTGAGACACGATATTCAGCAGACGAATCTCTTGAGGCGGGATGTCGCAATGGTGTATTCAAAGAGGCGGAAAGCGGTAACATTATGGATAAATATGACGTTGATACATCTGGAGAAGACACTGCACTAGCGCAGGTCGCTGATACATCTCCAGGCACTGATACTGGTGGAAAAGGGGAGTCATCTCTGCCAATGTCAAAGCTACCCGAAACTGACACGAACAATGCCCCCACTGTCATAGCGGAATATTTCCGGGATGAAAGTCGTGCAGGCTCCAACGAAGAGTCAAGGAAACGGCCGCTGGCAAACAAGAACTCGTGGGGTTGTCGTAGACATCGGGCTGTGGTATCAATTTAA
- a CDS encoding uncharacterized protein (ID:PFLUO_005853-T1.cds;~source:funannotate), which translates to MGSMSTILQWMSSNDFIAPQTIAPGLAFPFAAKASRTYPDYESTPSLPTFKTQSSSTPIRSMEISSSTGTSSSPLSGEQQESNKKVEVSSAHGGNSPRPYHEDFYKRPKKKPTSYNMSQKKLHSSCKQAQFKCKTPECNRSFKRHDHLKRHMKTHSKEKAHDC; encoded by the coding sequence ATGGGTTCTATGTCTACTATACTCCAATGGATGTCTTCGAACGATTTCATCGCACCGCAGACTATCGCACCGGGGCTGGCTTTCCCCTTTGCCGCAAAAGCTTCTCGTACCTACCCCGACTATGAGTCCACGCCGAGTCTCCCTACCTTCAAGACGCAAAGTTCGTCGACTCCTATCCGCTCAATGGAGATATCCTCTAGCACCGGTACTTCCTCTAGTCCGTTATCCGGAGAACAGCAGGAGTCCAATAAGAAAGTCGAGGTTTCCTCTGCGCACGGTGGTAATTCTCCGCGACCGTACCACGAAGACTTTTATAAACgccccaagaagaagcccactAGTTACAATATGAGTCAGAAAAAGCTGCACTCTAGTTGCAAGCAGGCGCAGTTCAAATGCAAGACACCCGAGTGCAATAGGTCCTTCAAACGCCATGACCACCTGAAACGTCACATGAAGACCCATTCGAAGGAAAAGGCACATGACTGCTAG
- a CDS encoding uncharacterized protein (ID:PFLUO_005854-T1.cds;~source:funannotate), which yields MLGRLGMTVGECIRAYLKVAKQAFTPKRSFSLIPASPRGAFSAQALESAIKQTVREFCTDKECETRRREGYPTITSCPHSDLAFRDQECTKTIAFAITKANLDAGPTLFETYDTSAAFDGCTIWQVARATSAATTFFKSIQVGRDAIEFIDAGFGYNNPCDELIKAAQQKFPEHRDRLVLSLGTGLGNVVNIKDTRMSIITALKEMATSSKKIASSLDYRYGDSGQYFRFDVDRGLEDITLSDWDEANKIAAHTQRYLSGHSRAIERFVNIFTRGTLSAERSGVEPTASDEKRTQQAKGDEENNQPKAHYVLPSIANRHFTGRENTLDLLQKKLFIHKECPKVALFGLGGVGKTQVALQLAYWVKKHMPGYSIFWVPALSEESFEQACTEIVRRLAIHKISDHETVMGMVLRYLSSEVAGKWLFIVDNADDMDLLFGNADVSGGLYKYFPTSDNGVTLLTTGFREVAVSFAEIDIVKLEKMSPEDATSLFEKVVKEDLLRDEAATAQLLEELNWLPLAITQAAAYINKTDISTSRYLKLMHGTEKDRMNLVSKHFHDSTRYPDLQNAIAATWLISFNKIRNSNTSAARLLEFMSYIEPKAIPRSMLPPIGSEEETEFAIGMLCGYAFVTKRDDGNMFDMHGLVQLSTRLWSQKEGDISQAIKSTMRHMKMVFPSDEYTNREVWRAYLPHALRILRTDETQGMDERYELFFKVAICLLADGRAREAVGYFEENSRWKESHYDEKQPYRLQSQHTIARTYLDDPNMKQALELLNHVVAVREEVFGKEYTFRLGSKNLLARAYLREGRINQAMELFKHELSGEYLADGWIKQEVAVLKHVVAVQEKRLAEEYPHRLTSEHELAGAYLFDGQIKEAVELLKHVVAVQEKTLAKEHPHRLSSEHELARAYLFDGQIKQAVELLKHVVALARAYLSDGQIKQAVELLRHVVVVQEKTLAEEHPHRLTSEHELAGAYLFDGQIKEAVELLKHVVAVQEKTLAKEHPHRLSSEHELARAYLSDGQIKQAVVLLQHVVAVQEMTFSEKHPHRLSSEHTLAGACLFDGQIKQAVELLRHVVAVKEMTFSEEHLDRLVSERLLARAVQAYKRNQV from the exons ATGCTTGGTCGGCTAGGAATGACCGTAGGCGAATGCATACGAGCATACCTGAAGGTTGCGAAACAGGCATTTACTCCTAAGAGATCTTTCTCTTTAATCCCTGCGTCACCGCGTGGAGCTTTTTCCGCTCAAGCGCTCGAGAGTGCGATCAAACAAACAGTTCGAGAGTTCTGCACAGACAAGGAATGTGAGACCCGTCGGCGCGAAGGCTATCCGACAATTACATCATGTCCACACTCTGATCTGGCCTTCCGGGATCAAGAATGCACGAAGACGATTGCCTTCGCAATAACAAAGGCAAATCTCGATGCCGGACCAACGCTCTTCGAGACGTACGACACTTCGGCTGCCTTTGACGGATGCACTATATGGCAAGTGGCGCGTGCCACTTCGGCTGCGACTACGTTCTTCAAATCCATTCAAGTTGGTCGAGATGCGATTGAGTTTATTGATGCTGGGTTCGGGTATAATAATCCATGTGACGAGCTCATCAAGGCAGCTCAACAGAAGTTTCCTGAACATCGAGACCGGCTAGTTCTAAGCCTCGGGACGGGTCTTGGAAATGTGGTCAATATCAAGGATACGCGGATGTCGATTATCACTGCcttgaaggagatggctACGTCATCTAAGAAGATAGCCAGTAGCCTAGACTATCGATACGGGGACAGCGGCCAGTACTTCCGATTTGACGTGGATCGTGGCCTCGAGGATATTACGTTGTCAGATTGGGACGAAGCAAACAAAATCGCCGCGCATACCCAAAGGTATCTTTCTGGGCATTCCAGAGCGATTGAGAGGTTCGTCAATATTTTCACGCGGGGCACCCTATCGGCAGAGAGGTCTGGCGTTGAGCCGACAGCCTCTGATGAAAAAAGGACTCAGCAAGCGAAAGGGGATGAAGAAA ACAACCAACCCAAGGCCCACTATGTCCTTCCCTCTATTGCAAACCGCCACTTTACTGGCCGAGAAAATACGCTAGATCTGCTCCAAAAAAAACTTTTCATCCACAAAGAATGCCCAAAGGTGGCCCTGTTTGGACTAGGGGGTGTTGGCAAAACCCAAGTTGCTCTACAGCTTGCATATTGGGTAAAGAAACATATGCCAGGGTATTCTATCTTTTGGGTGCCCGCATTGAGCGAGGAGAGTTTTGAGCAGGCCTGCACAGAAATCGTGAGAAGGCTTGCCATCCACAAAATCTCGGACCATGAAACCGTCATGGGAATGGTGCTCCGCTATCTTAGTTCAGAGGTAGCCGGAAAGTGGCTTTTTATAGTGGATAATGCAGACGACATGGATCTGCTTTTTGGCAACGCCGATGTCTCCGGTGGACTTTACAAGTATTTTCCTACTAGTGACAACGGCGTGACTTTGCTCACCACTGGTTTCCGCGAGGTCGCGGTGTCATTCGCGGAGATAGACATTGTCAAACTCGAGAAAATGAGCCCGGAAGATGCGACTAGCCTTTTCGAGAAAGTCGTGAAAGAAGATCTACTCCGCGATGAGGCCGCCACTGCGCAATTGCTTGAAGAACTCAACTGGTTGCCTCTAGCCATCACACAGGCGGCTGCCTATATCAACAAGACCGATATATCGACTTCGAGATACCTCAAGCTAATGCACGGCACCGAAAAAGATAGAATGAATCTTGTGAGCAAGCATTTCCATGATAGCACTCGCTACCCTGATCTCCAGAATGCTATTGCCGCCACATGGCTCATTTCTTTCAACAAGATTAGGAACTCCAACACTTCTGCTGCTAGGCTACTAGAATTCATGTCTTACATTGAACCAAAAGCAATCCCACGATCTATGCTCCCCCCTATCGGGTCGGAGGAGGAAACGGAGTTCGCAATTGGCATGCTCTGTGGCTATGCTTTTGTGACCAAGAGAGACGATGGCAACATGTTTGACATGCACGGTCTAGTGCAGCTGTCGACGCGACTATGGTCGCAAAAGGAGGGCGATATATCTCAGGCTATCAAGAGCACCATGCGGCATATGAAAATGGTTTTTCCATCCGATGAATATACGAATCGTGAGGTGTGGAGGGCATACTTGCCACATGCTCTTAGAATTCTTCGAACGGATGAGACACAAGGCATGGATGAGAGATACGAACTATTTTTCAAGGTTGCAATATGTCTCTTGGCAGATGGCCGGGCGAGAGAAGCCGTTGGCTATTTTGAAGAAAATTCAAGATGGAAGGAGAGCCATTATGATGAAAAGCAACCCTATCGACTACAATCTCAGCATACAATCGCACGCACATATCTCGATGACCCAAACATGAAGCAGGCACTGGAGCTGCTTAATCATGTGGTCGCAGTGCGAGAGGAAGTTTTTGGCAAAGAGTACACCTTTCGACTAGGATCTAAAAATTTGCTTGCTAGGGCATATCTTAGAGAGGGACGGATTAACCAGGCAATGGAGCTGTTTAAGCATGAGCTCTCAGGTGAATACCTCGCCGATGGATGGATCAAGCAGGAAGTAGCGGTGCTTAAGCATGTGGTCGCAGTGCAAGAGAAAAGACTTGCTGAAGAGTATCCTCATCGACTAACATCTGAGCATGAGCTCGCAGGTGCATATCTTTTCGACGGACAGATCAAGGAGGCAGTGGAGCTGCTTAAGCATGTGGTCGCGGTGCAAGAGAAAACACTTGCTAAAGAGCATCCGCATCGACTATCATCTGAGCATGAGCTCGCAAGAGCATATCTCTTCGACGGACAGATCAAGCAGGCAGTGGAGCTGCTTAAGCACGTAGTCGCG CTCGCAAGAGCATATCTCTCGGACGGACAGATTAAGCAGGCAGTGGAGCTGCTTCGACATGTGGTCGTGGTGCAAGAGAAAACACTTGCTGAAGAGCATCCTCATCGACTAACATCTGAGCATGAGCTCGCAGGTGCATATCTTTTCGACGGACAGATCAAGGAGGCAGTGGAGCTGCTTAAGCATGTGGTCGCGGTGCAAGAGAAAACACTTGCTAAAGAGCATCCGCATCGACTATCATCTGAGCATGAGCTCGCAAGAGCATATCTCTCGGACGGACAGATCAAGCAGGCAGTGGTGCTGCTTCAGCATGTGGTCGCGGTGCAAGAGATGACCTTTAGCGAAAAGCATCCTCATCGACTATCATCTGAGCATACACTTGCAGGTGCATGTCTCTTCGACGGACAGATCAAGCAGGCGGTGGAGCTGCTTCGGCATGTGGTCGCGGTGAAAGAGATGACCTTTAGCGAAGAGCACCTTGATCGACTAGTATCTGAGCGTTTACTCGCAAGAGCTGTCCAGGCCTATAAAAGAAACCAAGTCTAA
- a CDS encoding uncharacterized protein (ID:PFLUO_005855-T1.cds;~source:funannotate): MAVLPSPDAGPSKVRAFLLDLLIQEHEAPPELAKTCADKWVLGHGSDLRRTSREKFSQLFGESVGPYLYKSVKRDVEAELWSSPTWKRTYWTMVTVSVAAVFFLIQAYYSRSQAQTIDNLGYAMVVFGPTMLFCAFGSPNGNIFMLALWTGAFVSSGAGLWCVFKLKLIE; encoded by the coding sequence ATGGCTGTACTTCCTTCCCCGGACGCCGGCCCTAGCAAAGTCCGGGCGTTTTTGCTTGATCTCCTAATTCAAGAACACGAGGCCCCTCCCGAACTCGCCAAAACATGTGCCGATAAGTGGGTATTAGGCCACGGGAGCGACTTGCGGCGAACATCTCGGGAGAAATTCAGCCAGCTCTTCGGGGAGTCAGTGGGTCCCTATCTGTACAAAAGCGTCAAGAGAGATGTGGAGGCCGAACTGTGGTCATCCCCTACGTGGAAACGCACCTACTGGACCATGGTCACCGTCAGCGTTGCTGCCGTATTCTTCCTGATCCAGGCATATTACTCTCGCTCGCAGGCGCAGACAATAGATAACCTGGGGTACGCGATGGTGGTGTTTGGGCCGACTATGTTATTCTGTGCATTTGGATCGCCGAACGGTAACATATTCATGCTAGCACTTTGGACGGGGGCTTTTGTGTCATCTGGAGCGGGTCTATGGTGTGTGTTCAAGCTGAAGCTGATAGAGTGA